The sequence below is a genomic window from Thermodesulfobacteriota bacterium.
GATACAGCTAAAAGACATGCTAGCTCCTACGGAGTGACATTTCATGAGGAGTTAAAAAAACTCATTATCCACGGCATATTACATCTACTTGGACATGATCATAAAAAGAAAAAAGAGACTCAAGAAATGAGGGCCAAAGAAGAGCATCTATCCAAGTTAGTTAAAGATTTATAGATATAACCTAAGTGGATTTTTTAACCTTAAGTTTTACTTCTTCAATCGCTCTAGAGGTTGCCTTTGTAACAGTAAAGGTGTAGTTGGAGTGTTTAACTTTATCGCCTGTCTTTGGTATAGAGCCTACTTCCGCAAGTAAAAACCCGCCGAGTGTTTCATAATCATCGCTATCCGGAATTCCTAATCCAAGATCATCATTAAGTGCTTCTATCTCTATTTTCGGATTGATAAGATAATCCTCATCCCCTGTTTTTCTCCAGAGCTTTATTCCCCTGTCATACTCATCCTCAATCTCACCAACAACTTCTTCTAAAATATCTTCAAGTGTTATTGCGCCCACCGCGCCGCCGTACTCATCCACTACCACAGCCATACCGGCCTTACCTTCTTTCATCTCATCCAATAACTCGTCAACCGGTTTTGACTCGGGGACATAAAAAGGCGGCTGAGCATGGGTCTTAAGAGTATCGTTGGGGTCAGCGCCTAACAGATAAAATGAATGAAGCATTCCCGTAATGTTATCAACTCGCTCGGAGTATATTGGGATTCTTGAGTGTCCGGTCTCTTTAATGAGTCTTATGGCATCGCCTACCTTAGAATCCTCACTAAGCGCTCTTACCTGAATAAGAGGGATCATGATTTCATCCACAGTGGTCTCGGAGAACCTAAATATGCGCTTTATAATTCTCTCTTTATAATCCACTGTAGGAGCGCTGCCGTCCCCTTCGATAACGTCTATGAGCTCTTCTCTGGTAATAAATGAAGTTTCTGTTTTCCCGATTAGAGTTAGCAGCTTTTTAGTAAAAATATTTACAAATATTAATATCGGGAAAAAAATCTTCGATGCTATCCAAAGTGGATATATAGCATAAAGAACTATAGTATTTCTTCTTTTCTGGAATACAGCCTTTGGCACTATCTGTCCAAAAATGATAATTATTGGAGACAAGATTAATACTGTATACAGCTCTCCGCCTTGTCCATATTTCTCGTGAATATAGAACGTAAGCACAATTGTACTTGTAATTAGTGATAGGTTTATCCCGACCAGTGTCGTGCTTAAGAAACGCTCTATCTGATCATAGGCGCTTAGCACAAGTGCTGCACTTTTAGAACCATTTTCGGCGAGCGAGCGCATTTTAACCTTATCACAGGAAATAAGGGCAATCTCAGAGCCTGAAAAAAATGCCTGAAGTGCAAGTGAACATAATATTATAGCTATAACTATCTCAAGCGACATTAGCTTCCTCTTTATTGTCTCTTTCTACTCTTATTTCTGTTATCCGCTTTCCAGAAACTTTGTAAACTGTAAACGCCAAGTTTCCATAGGAAATAGTGTCTCCCTGCTCCGGGAAGCGGCCGAACAGATCAAATACAAACCCGGCAACTGTCTCATGGTCTTCCTCTGATGGGAGAATAGAATCTTCAAGCTCATCCCCCAAGTTTTCAATCCCGCCGTATCTTAGAACAGTAAATAAGTATGTATCGTTAAACTCATCAATCTTCATACTACCGGGTATTATAAGCGACTCCCCGTTCCACCTAACCTCGGCAGTTTTAATAATCCTTCTCTCATCTTCTATTTCCCCAAATAGCTCCTCCAACAGATCTTCCATAGTTACAATGCCGTCAAATCTTCCGTACTCGTCTACCACGATTGCAATATGAATCCGCTGCTGCTGAAACTCTTTTAGAAGATCAAACGCCACTTTTGTGCGGGGTATGAAATAAGGCGGTTTAAGTAATTTTTTTATAGTTTTCTCTTCTGACAACTCAAAAGAAAGAAGGTCTTTGGCGTAAAGAACACCAACTATATTGTCCTTGCTATCTTTATAAACTGGGGTTCTAGAAAACCCTCTCTTCTTAATTTCATATAGTGCGTCTGTTCTGGACAGATCTGCAGGCAGCAAGAAACAGTCAATTGAAGGGGTCATTATTTTGTGCGCTGGGACGTCTTCGAGTTTAAATAAGCTTCCAACGAGTTTGCGTTCAATGTCGGTAATAACGCCTTCTTCACTTCCTATGCCAACAAGTGTCTTTACTTCCTCTGGGGAGAATTTTTCTTTTTGCTCAGGTTCTATTTTGCCGCCAAGCACTCTTGTAAAACCAATCGATGCAACCATAAGAACCCATCTTATCGGTGTTATCAGTACATGGAATAGGTGAAGAGGGTATGAAACTGCAGTTGCAATAATTCTAGGGTATTTTACCCCCAGGGTTTTAGGTCCGATCTCGCCGAGCAAAAGAAGTGTTGGCGAGGCAACTGCTACAGATGCAAGCATTATGGTCTGCTCAGAATAATTTATTAGGATAGCATTCACTGTTAGACCTATAACACTTGTATAGGCTATATTGACTACCTCATCGGCAAACAGAATTGTGATAATAAGCTTGTAGGGATCTAAAAGAAGTTTATCAATAAGCTTAGAGCTTTTGGTGCCTTCTTTTCTTAGTCTATCGAGTTGATGTCTTCCTAATGAGAATAAAGCACCCTCAGCTATACAGAAGAATCCTGATAGGAAAAGAAGCAATATTATTAAAAACAAATTATAGCTTATGGATATATCGTCCATTTAACTGTTAAAGTGAACAAATCCTCTCTTATTTAAAGTCTTGTATTCCCCGCTGGAACTGATCAAGTCAATTGAAGTGGACTCTGTTACAGTTCCAATTTCGGTAATTTGAATGTTTAGATTTTCAGATATGTTTTGAATATCCATTCTTCTGGATTCATCACAAGTGAAAAGGAGTTCGTAATCTTCTCCTCCACTCAGAGCCATTTCATATTTATCGTCACAATACTTATCCACATTTTCTATATACTCTTGAGACCTAGGTATTTTTTCAATATCAATCCTTGCGCCTAGTTCTTGTATTAATGTAATACGCTCTAAATCTAAAAGCAGCCCGTCACTAACATCAATCATGGAAGCTGGTATCACATTTTCTACAAGTTCTCTTCCAAGTGAGAGTCTAGGATTGGGGTGAAGATGCCTGTCTATTAGTTTCTGCGTTTGCTTAGGTGCTTGATCATCTGAAAGCACCTTAAGTCCAAGTGCAGAATCACCCAAATTACCGCTCACATAGATAAGATCTCCTGGTCTTGCTCCGCTTCTTCTAACCATGGATTCAGGTTCAACCTGTCCGAGCACTGTAATGTCTAGAAATAATTTTTCTGAAGAAGACAAATTCCCTCCAATAAGTCTTACGCCAAATTCATCTTCCGCATTTTTAAAACCTGAAATCAATTGATCTAGGTACTGCTCATTTTCATCAGGTGAGAAACCAACGGATGCAAGAATAAATTTAGGTATACCCCCCATGGCTGCTATGTCGCTTACTGAAACTGCGACCGCTTTTCGTGCAAGCTCTGAGGGATTTATTAGAGATTTTATAAAGTGGACGTCTTCAACTTGAGCATCGGTCGTAGTAAGAACAAGCATGTCCTTATCAAATTTTACGGCCGCCGCGTCATCGCCAATTCCAAGTTTGACATCTCTTGATGCCTTATTAAACCGCTCTTCAATAGTATTAAGAGCACTTAGCTCATCTATCATAGTATTATAATCCGCAACTGCTCATTTTAGAATTGAGAACTGTAATATTATGAAGATGTAATAAATCTTGGAATTGTATGAGATTAAGGTTTAAATCACACAAATGAGGGTCAGGTTCTTTCATATATGAATTCTATAAATTTACCAAAATTTATAATATTTAGTCCTGCTTGGACTAGGAATAAGTTTAGGATATTTACTATTACATGTCAACATTATTAATGATTAGAGAAATTTCAACTGTGAATCATTTTTTAGGTATAATGCTCGATTATGGGAAAACAGAAAATCACTATTTACCAAAAACCAACTTGTACTACATGTAGAAAAGTTCTTAAGATTCTAAGAGAGTCAGGGACCGATTTTGATAGTGTTAACTATTTCGAACAGCCATTTAATAAAAAGACTCTTACGAGCTTAATAAAAAGCCTAGGAATTCCTCCAAAAAACCTTCTTAGAAAAAATGAGGCCATATATAAAGAGCTTGGTCTATCTAAAAAAGAACTTACAGACTCTGAGATTATAAATCTAATGATCGAGCATCCCAATCTTATTCAAAGACCTATAGTGGTTAAAGACAATGAAGTAATTCTTTCCAGACCTGCTGAAAAAATCCAAAAATTTATATAGAAGAAGCCAATTGTTTATATGGCACTTTTTTATAAAATTATGATATTGCCCATATATCTATGGTAAAATATATATATACCCATACTAATCTTGGCGGAACTGGATGGGGTTAAAAATAATGGCGGTCTGGTAAAGGAGGGACGTTTTATATTATTTACCGCAACTTGGTTTCATAAAACCTAACTTCTTATCACTAGCCAATAACAGGAGGAAAGTACCGATGAGTATTTCAAGGTCTTTGCAAAAAAGTCTTGGGATTTTTTGTGCTGTATTAGTAATTTCATTATTTACTGCCGGAGGATGCAGCGACAACAACGGCGGGGGCAACACAGTTGACCCAGCTGGTGCTGATGCCTTATTAGTTGGCGGTCATGCTGGTCAAGTGGCAAATGAGCTTGATTTTGCGTTAGATCTAACCGACTATGACGGTATGACGCTAAACAATATGATTGTTGACTGTCTTGACATTGATACTCTTACAGCAGATGAAGAGGCAGCGCTCAAGCAAGCTTTTGATTCAGGATTTATTATTTTTGGATACGAGGCAAGCGAGCCTTGTGTTGTAAAGCTGATGGCTGACATTTTAGACCACCCGCTTATTTTTGATGAGCTAACCGATTTAAATGTTCCAGAAGACATAAGCACTGACGTGTTTGTAGTTGAACTTCACGGTGATCATATTTGGTATAATGACATCACATTTAGTGATGGTGGACTGATGATCGATGAGGATGACGCTAACCCTGAGCCAGCTCCTGGAAATGGTGATGACGACGACGAAGCTGCAGTAACACCAGATGACCCAGATTTTCCAAACTATGATACCTTCCAGGTTCATTCATCAGCAATCAAAGAGATTATAGACACTTATGATGTAAGAAGAGATGTATTAGAAGGACAGGGAATGGTTGTTGGTTTAGATGACTTTGACGATTTAAACATGACTGCTACAAGGTCAGTAACAACCACAGATCCACTTTTTGCTACTTCCAACACTTCCCAGCCGACTGGTACTCTTGCAGAGATAGCAGCTTCTTATATTCATACCCACACACACTATGTGAGACCACCTAACGGAACTGATGATCATAATAACAGCTCATACACAGGTACATATCAGATGTCTACATATGTATGGTCTATCACTGCAAGTGGTCCAAGTGGAACATTCTCATACTTAATGATCGCTCAGGACTTCAACCTATCTTCCGCTGGTCTATATAGAAGAACCGGAAGTAGGGATAAAGGCTGGTACTTAAGACAGTTTACAAATACTAACAGACTAAAATCCGGTGGCTCATATCTCTCATCTAACCAGGCATTCTTGCTTGACAATGACCCGGCTTCAGTTTCACAAGAAACATCTAGTGAAACACATTCAACAAGCTTTGGGATTAGTGGTGACATAAGCACAGATGGACCTTCCGTAGGAGCAAGTGCTGATTGGTCAAATTCCATTACAACACAAAAAGCGGATGTAGGTATATTGAACAACGCTCTTTCAAGTAACACAGGAAATGATGCAACATGGACCTATACAGCTTTAAGACCTGACCACAGAGATGCTGGCGGTCTTTGTACTTGGGATCATCTATCTGAGCCTGCAGCTCTGGCCAGATCCAATTATCAGCCAAGTCAGACTTACATATACAGAATATCTCCATCTTTTGCAGACAGTACAATAACACTAGAGTCTAGATGGGCAGTTTCTGTTGAAAGGATGACACTGAGCAAATGCACAAAGCTGTTTAGCTGTTATTCATGCGGAAGTCAGAACTGGACTTATACAGATAATCTTGGTACGGATCCAGATAGCTTATCTGTTTCAGCTTCTTTCAACATGGGAATACATCTACCAGCCCTACCATAAGATAGAAAATATTTTAGAAAACACAAAAGGGAGCTTCGGCTCCCTTTTTTTGTATCCCACTTTTGAAGAAGATATAAATGTAAATACGATCTGCGATCACATACATCTCAATTTTCTAATCTAAACATCCTTATGTTACTGATCATCCATATGTAATTTTTGGAAATCTTCATGCTTTATGAGCCATAGGCTGCCAACAGGATACAACTCATATTGCGCGATAGATTCTTTTACAAAAACCATTTTATTCAAAGTCTTTTTTGCATCCTTTTTATTCTTAGCTTTAATAAAAAACACTACATTCGGCATTGGTTCATCGTCAGTAAATTTGGCTTCGGTGTTAAGGTATACATTCTCTACAATGCCCTCTCTCCATAAATCCAATAAATGGGTAGCTTGGGTTGCTAAATTAGTATTTACCTTATCTCGATCACCCGTAGTCCATTGCCAGACAACTGCAAAAGTTTCTTGGTTCTCTTGAGCATTTGCAGATACGCAAAATATTAAAATTAAGCATGCTAGAAGGACTTTCTTCATAATATATTCTCCTATATACAAAAATTTGTTGTTACATCAACAAGATTTACTTCTCTTTATTTTTCTCAAACAAAGCCCTCTGCTTACTAATTTCTTATTATTGTGTATAGACAGGGGTAATGAGGATATGCATCCATACTTCCTTCAACTATTTTAAGAAACTCCTCACTTTGTACAGCTTTGAAGAATGCCTCTGGAGTTTCCCACTCTGCGACATTTACGAAATGAAACTTTGAGTCCGGAAGCATGGATTGATGAAGCTTTGTATTTATATACCCCGGCTGTTTCTTTAAATACTCAGCCCCTCTCTCCCACATTTGTAGACACTCCTCTTCCTTCCCTTTAGGAACTTCAAATGGATTAATAAGAATTACATTACTCATGGCTAAATCCTCCTATCGTTTTTAGTTTAGTTTATGTAATATATGACATGATGTTGTCAATTCTAAATATACATAATGACAACATGTTGTCAAAATTAGGGGGCAAGCATGCGTACGCAAAGAGGCGACTTGGTAACAGATCTTATTCTCGATGTCTTTAAACTCAGCGGACTTTTGGTATCGGAAGGAGACCAGCTTACAGCTGAATTAGGGCTTACAAGTGCCAGATGGAAAGTTCTTGGAGCAGTAGCTTTGGCAGAAAAACCTTTGACCGTTTCACAAATTGCGAGGACAATGGGACAATCAAGACAAAGCGTTCAGCGAATAGCAAATAGACTTATAGATCAAGGAATATTTATTTATCAAAACAATCCTGCACATAAACGGGCACGTCTTTTAAAACTGACGAAGAAAGGACAAAAGATATTTTCAAAATTAGACACTATCCAAGCACCTTGGGCCAACATGTCAGGACAGAGATTTAAAGTTGCTGAGCTGAAAACCGCTTTAAATGTTCTGAGAGAACTTATTGAATACTATGAGAATTAAATTCGCTAATCATAATTAAGATATGCTCTCTTTATGAAGCTGTAACATATATTTACTTAATAACCTTATATAAAAATAATTAAGGGTTATAATAGTAAGCCATAATGATAGCCAAAGTTTTTAGCAGCGCAGTTTTGGGAGTTGATGCATATCTAGTTGAGGTAGAGGTTGATATTGCACTCGGGTTCCCGCAGTTCACAACCGTTGGGCTGCCCGATGGTGCTGTAAAAGAGAGCAAAGAAAGAGTCAGAGCAGCTATTAAAAACTGCGGATATGAGTTCCCTCAAAGAAGAATCACCGTAAATCTTGCCCCTGCTGACATACGAAAAGAAGGATCCTCTTATGATTTGCCCATATCACTTGGAATACTTGCAGCAACAGGGCTTATTGATCACGAGAAGCTATCTGAGTACATCATATTAGGAGAGCTTTCACTAGACGGTAAGATTAAATCCATAAAAGGCGCCCTGCCTTGTTCTATTTGTGCTAGGGACTCAAAACTTAAAGGCATAATACTGCCTAAAGAGAATGCAAAAGAAGCTGCTGTCGTCGATGGCATCGATGTCTTAGCGCCGGATTCCCTCCAAGAACTAGTTGAGTTTTTCGCAGGAAAAAGGGAAATTGAACCAACTAAAGTAAATGTACAATCAATATTCAAACAGGCTAAGGAATATCAGATTGATTTTCACGAGGTAAAGGGCCAAGAGCATGTAAAAAGAGCTCTTGAAGTTGCTGCAAGCGGAGGCCACAACCTACTTATGATAGGATCTCCTGGAACAGGTAAAACAATGCTGGCGCGGCGCCTGCCTACAATTCTTCCTGATATGAGTTTTGAGGAAGCTTTAGAGACCACAAAGATTTATTCAGTCTCCGGGCTTCTAAAAGATCACTCCTCTCTTTTTGCCACAAGGCCCTTCAGAGCCCCTCATCACACTGTTAGTGACGCAGGCTTAATTGGAGGAGGTGCTATTCCGAAACCGGGCGAAGTGAGCCTTGCACATAACGGTATATTATTTCTAGATGAGCTTCCTGAATTCAAAAAGAATGTACTGGAAGTTTTGCGCCAGCCGCTTGAAGACGCAATGGTTACTATATCAAGAGCTATAACCTCTATTACATATCCCTCAGGTTTTATGCTGATGGCTGCTATGAACCCGTGCCCATGCGGGTACCTTGGAGATCCGAAAAAAGAATGCTCTTGCACTCCTATACAAATACACAGATATAGAGCGAAGGTCTCTGGACCGCTTCTGGATCGAATTGATATCCATGTTGAAGTGCCCTCAGTAAAATATAAGGAGCTCTCAGATGACTCAGGCGGTGAGACCTCCGCCCTTATACAAGAGCGTGTGAACCGAGCTAGGGAAATACAGAAAGAGCGCTTTTTAGGAAAAGGCATATACTCAAATTCTCAAATGACTCCGGCAATGGTCAGAAAACAATCTCAGCCTGACCCACAGGGCATTAAGCTTTTAGAAACTGCAATTGATAAGCTTGGCCTTAGCGCCAGGGCATATGACAGAATTTTAAAAGTCTCTCGCACCATAGCTGATCTGGATGAATCAGATACGGTGCTCTCTCATCATATTTCAGAAGCTATACAGTACCGCTCTCTTGATAGAAATTTAATTTAAATTGGAATAAACACCTTGTTATTCGGATTATTATATAACAGGGGGGTAAGAGCATGAGAGTTTGTATTTTAGGTGCAAGTGGTGGTATTGGTAGGTACATAGTAAGTAAATCATTAGCTATGGGTTATGAGGTATCATGCCAAACGCGTGATGCTGATAATCTTACTCAGTTTTCTGATCAAGTGAGGGTCTATGAGTTTCATCCAACTGACTCAGAAAGACTAAGCGAATTCGTAGCAGGAGCGGATGTAGTCGTGTTTGCATTAGGGGCAGATATCCTGGGCCCGAGTACTCTATTCTCACAAGTAACTAAAACTCTTATCGCGCTCATGACTGAACATAACATAGCTCGATTAATTACGATAACAGGAGTGGGTGCAGGTGAAACTAAAGGTCACGGCGGATTTATCTATGACTGGATTGGCTATCCACTAATTACAAAAAGGATCTATAAAGACAAAGATTTACAAGAGTCGCTGATCAAAAAATCAAGTTTAGATTGGATCATAGTAAGACCTGCGGTTTTCACCAATCGAGAACAAAAAAATGCACTTCAAGTGGTTACTGAAATTCTTCCAGACACAGTTCTAAGAAGAGTCTCGCGTCAAGAAGTCGCAGAGTTTGTAGTGGATCAGTTTAAGAGCAATACCTACTTACATAAATGTCCATTTATAGGGCGACCATAATGAACATTACTTATACAATGAGCTTTTAGAATAACACTCTTTTGATATAATTTATGTTAATTACTCTACACTCATCCTTGACGAAAAACCCGCCCTCATTAAACTCAATATCTGGTGGCTAGGTATAGATATTTATGTAAATAAATATATCTAGGAGGGCTGTAATGAGAAGCATTAGCATTTTATTTTTGTTGGTTTTAGGGTTTGTTTTTGTATTGG
It includes:
- a CDS encoding hemolysin family protein; the encoded protein is MSLEIVIAIILCSLALQAFFSGSEIALISCDKVKMRSLAENGSKSAALVLSAYDQIERFLSTTLVGINLSLITSTIVLTFYIHEKYGQGGELYTVLILSPIIIIFGQIVPKAVFQKRRNTIVLYAIYPLWIASKIFFPILIFVNIFTKKLLTLIGKTETSFITREELIDVIEGDGSAPTVDYKERIIKRIFRFSETTVDEIMIPLIQVRALSEDSKVGDAIRLIKETGHSRIPIYSERVDNITGMLHSFYLLGADPNDTLKTHAQPPFYVPESKPVDELLDEMKEGKAGMAVVVDEYGGAVGAITLEDILEEVVGEIEDEYDRGIKLWRKTGDEDYLINPKIEIEALNDDLGLGIPDSDDYETLGGFLLAEVGSIPKTGDKVKHSNYTFTVTKATSRAIEEVKLKVKKST
- a CDS encoding hemolysin family protein, which produces MDDISISYNLFLIILLLFLSGFFCIAEGALFSLGRHQLDRLRKEGTKSSKLIDKLLLDPYKLIITILFADEVVNIAYTSVIGLTVNAILINYSEQTIMLASVAVASPTLLLLGEIGPKTLGVKYPRIIATAVSYPLHLFHVLITPIRWVLMVASIGFTRVLGGKIEPEQKEKFSPEEVKTLVGIGSEEGVITDIERKLVGSLFKLEDVPAHKIMTPSIDCFLLPADLSRTDALYEIKKRGFSRTPVYKDSKDNIVGVLYAKDLLSFELSEEKTIKKLLKPPYFIPRTKVAFDLLKEFQQQRIHIAIVVDEYGRFDGIVTMEDLLEELFGEIEDERRIIKTAEVRWNGESLIIPGSMKIDEFNDTYLFTVLRYGGIENLGDELEDSILPSEEDHETVAGFVFDLFGRFPEQGDTISYGNLAFTVYKVSGKRITEIRVERDNKEEANVA
- the thiL gene encoding thiamine-phosphate kinase codes for the protein MIDELSALNTIEERFNKASRDVKLGIGDDAAAVKFDKDMLVLTTTDAQVEDVHFIKSLINPSELARKAVAVSVSDIAAMGGIPKFILASVGFSPDENEQYLDQLISGFKNAEDEFGVRLIGGNLSSSEKLFLDITVLGQVEPESMVRRSGARPGDLIYVSGNLGDSALGLKVLSDDQAPKQTQKLIDRHLHPNPRLSLGRELVENVIPASMIDVSDGLLLDLERITLIQELGARIDIEKIPRSQEYIENVDKYCDDKYEMALSGGEDYELLFTCDESRRMDIQNISENLNIQITEIGTVTESTSIDLISSSGEYKTLNKRGFVHFNS
- the arsC gene encoding arsenate reductase (glutaredoxin) (This arsenate reductase requires both glutathione and glutaredoxin to convert arsenate to arsenite, after which the efflux transporter formed by ArsA and ArsB can extrude the arsenite from the cell, providing resistance.), translated to MGKQKITIYQKPTCTTCRKVLKILRESGTDFDSVNYFEQPFNKKTLTSLIKSLGIPPKNLLRKNEAIYKELGLSKKELTDSEIINLMIEHPNLIQRPIVVKDNEVILSRPAEKIQKFI
- a CDS encoding antibiotic biosynthesis monooxygenase family protein, with protein sequence MSNVILINPFEVPKGKEEECLQMWERGAEYLKKQPGYINTKLHQSMLPDSKFHFVNVAEWETPEAFFKAVQSEEFLKIVEGSMDAYPHYPCLYTIIRN
- a CDS encoding MarR family transcriptional regulator, whose product is MRTQRGDLVTDLILDVFKLSGLLVSEGDQLTAELGLTSARWKVLGAVALAEKPLTVSQIARTMGQSRQSVQRIANRLIDQGIFIYQNNPAHKRARLLKLTKKGQKIFSKLDTIQAPWANMSGQRFKVAELKTALNVLRELIEYYEN
- a CDS encoding YifB family Mg chelatase-like AAA ATPase, with product MIAKVFSSAVLGVDAYLVEVEVDIALGFPQFTTVGLPDGAVKESKERVRAAIKNCGYEFPQRRITVNLAPADIRKEGSSYDLPISLGILAATGLIDHEKLSEYIILGELSLDGKIKSIKGALPCSICARDSKLKGIILPKENAKEAAVVDGIDVLAPDSLQELVEFFAGKREIEPTKVNVQSIFKQAKEYQIDFHEVKGQEHVKRALEVAASGGHNLLMIGSPGTGKTMLARRLPTILPDMSFEEALETTKIYSVSGLLKDHSSLFATRPFRAPHHTVSDAGLIGGGAIPKPGEVSLAHNGILFLDELPEFKKNVLEVLRQPLEDAMVTISRAITSITYPSGFMLMAAMNPCPCGYLGDPKKECSCTPIQIHRYRAKVSGPLLDRIDIHVEVPSVKYKELSDDSGGETSALIQERVNRAREIQKERFLGKGIYSNSQMTPAMVRKQSQPDPQGIKLLETAIDKLGLSARAYDRILKVSRTIADLDESDTVLSHHISEAIQYRSLDRNLI
- a CDS encoding NAD(P)H-binding protein, translating into MRVCILGASGGIGRYIVSKSLAMGYEVSCQTRDADNLTQFSDQVRVYEFHPTDSERLSEFVAGADVVVFALGADILGPSTLFSQVTKTLIALMTEHNIARLITITGVGAGETKGHGGFIYDWIGYPLITKRIYKDKDLQESLIKKSSLDWIIVRPAVFTNREQKNALQVVTEILPDTVLRRVSRQEVAEFVVDQFKSNTYLHKCPFIGRP